One stretch of Streptomyces sp. NBC_00443 DNA includes these proteins:
- a CDS encoding ABC transporter permease — MRGFTGLTRLSGPAGLTGFVLRRAVGVGVTLFAISVIVYVVFYVTPGNVAQITCGPRCSPAQMQQVAEQLHLNDPLYLRYWHFLQGLVAGQDYSTGASVQHCSAPCLGLSYQSDQQVTELILAKLPVSLSLVLGAMVLWLILGVGTGVLSAWRRGRLTERLLTGVTLAGVATPVFVIGLVLMIVVCGQLQLLPFPQYVAFTDDPEQWAWNLLLPWLSLALIEAAAFARLTRASMLETLAEDHIRTFRAYGVGERSVIGRHALRGALAPVIALNANNFGGAVGGAVLTETLFGLPGIGQELVHAVNVVDLPVVVGMVLVIGFFVVVANAVADVLYAVADRRVVLA; from the coding sequence ATGAGGGGCTTCACCGGTCTCACCAGGCTCAGCGGCCCTGCTGGTCTCACCGGCTTCGTTCTGCGCCGGGCCGTCGGAGTCGGCGTCACCCTGTTCGCCATCTCGGTGATCGTCTACGTCGTCTTCTACGTCACCCCCGGCAACGTCGCCCAGATCACCTGCGGCCCGCGCTGCTCGCCCGCCCAGATGCAGCAGGTCGCCGAGCAACTGCACCTCAACGACCCGCTGTACCTGCGCTACTGGCACTTCCTTCAGGGCCTCGTCGCCGGCCAGGACTACTCGACGGGCGCGTCCGTGCAGCACTGCTCGGCGCCCTGCCTCGGGCTGTCGTACCAGAGCGACCAGCAGGTCACCGAGCTGATCCTGGCGAAGCTGCCGGTCAGCCTGTCGCTCGTGCTCGGTGCGATGGTGCTGTGGCTGATCCTCGGCGTCGGCACGGGAGTCCTGTCCGCATGGCGACGCGGGCGTCTCACCGAGCGGCTGCTGACCGGCGTCACGCTCGCCGGCGTGGCCACGCCGGTCTTCGTGATCGGCCTGGTCCTGATGATCGTCGTCTGCGGACAGCTCCAACTGCTGCCGTTCCCGCAGTACGTCGCCTTCACCGACGATCCCGAACAGTGGGCGTGGAACCTGCTGCTGCCGTGGCTCTCCCTGGCCCTCATCGAGGCGGCGGCGTTCGCCCGTCTCACGCGCGCGTCCATGCTGGAGACGCTGGCCGAGGACCACATCCGCACCTTCCGCGCGTACGGCGTCGGTGAGCGGTCGGTCATCGGACGGCATGCACTGCGCGGGGCCCTCGCGCCGGTCATCGCGCTCAACGCCAACAACTTCGGCGGCGCGGTCGGCGGCGCGGTGCTCACCGAGACGCTCTTCGGCCTGCCCGGAATCGGACAGGAACTGGTCCACGCGGTCAACGTCGTCGACCTCCCGGTCGTCGTCGGCATGGTCCTGGTCATCGGCTTCTTCGTGGTCGTCGCCAACGCCGTCGCGGACGTGCTGTATGCGGTGGCCGACCGACGGGTGGTACTGGCATGA